Within Xiphias gladius isolate SHS-SW01 ecotype Sanya breed wild chromosome 14, ASM1685928v1, whole genome shotgun sequence, the genomic segment AGGTAAATGCAGATACTGAATGCTTAACAGGCTTTGTGTGATTTTGCAGTTCATTATAATTCCTTCGGCATTTGTTGACTGACATGGTCCCTGGCAGGTCTATGCAGCCGCTCTCCTTTAACACTCAGATCTATGTAAACAACATTAGGCTCTAATCAtcctatttacacattttcacacagtcaaTAGAGATATATTGCtgacctctttttttaaagccaaacaAAGCAGCCCCCTCTACGAAAACGTCGGCAGTGCCGCGAGCAGCTTATCTAACAAGCATCTGATTGTGCAGATTACGCATGTTCCACAGAGGATTACTGAGACTGAAATGAACAAATTGACCTCTTACCACTGAAATCCCACATCAGCGTGACAAAAGAGGAGAGTCAAGCACAGTGAGGGCAGGCTGAGTGTGAAACAGTAgagcatacagtacagtatactgtaagaCAAGCGTTATTTAAAGAAACCTCTGCCcgactgttgtttttatttttgtccttgtcttctctctgtttgcagACCCTACAACTCCATAGGTTATCTTTGTCTCTACATCTCCTCGCAGCTGACCCAACACTGAATGCGTGGCACGATTGCCGCTCAAGCGTTTTTAAAAGACGGAGTGGCGCAGAAATGAGCAGAGAAATGCAGCTATTTTCTCTACCTGGCAGGGTGTCATTTGCATTGATGCTGGGctcataacaacaacaaatatcaGACTGTGCCGCCTCCCCTGTGTGTATTCTTAGCAAAGGGCAGGCAAGTTTCTTCCTCTCTGGTTTCCTTCTGGCACTTTTCAAGTAAGCCAAAGCTATTTAAAAGTCATCTGACTGTGAAAGTAACAAAAGCTCAAAGACAGACCAAGGCCTTATTCTACATTCaatttttgtgctttctcttcCCAAATAATAGAAATGCATAATTTCTCTCCACGCTTGTTTGGAGAGCTCAAGAGACGAAATGGCATGCTCTTGTCAATaagtgtctctctgtttgtgctGAGAGAGGACGATTGAACAGCTTATGTAGGTCACATTGTATTAATCTAGCTGGATATCCTCGTAAATGTGCTCTAAATCAAACATGCAATATTAAAATCCAGTTCATTGCTCATAATAATGAGCAATAATAATGCAGTCTGGCTGCACTGAGAATGACTTCTCAGTCAGTGAAATAGTGATCCTAGTGCTTTTGCACTTGGGCTTTAAATTACTGGTCTGCTTATAACACTACAAATAAGACACACTTGATATCAATCTGACAGAACAGTTCAAACACCCcgcaaactgaatatttatcaGTCGCAGTTTATCCCAGAGTTTCTTTCAGGCAAAGGACCCTTTCATCACTGAGCTGTAATGAGATCTGTGCGCATTCTAATAATTATTAAACTAGAAGATCTCCAAATCATTCAGAGTGAGATGTAAATGCTATCAATTATCTGTCTGGGTGATCTTAAGCAAATCAAATTTTACAAGTCAGACAAGCTTAATGGGATACGGAGACATGGCCTGGGTGCGCATTAATGTTTTATAACAATGTGAGACTTTAGATTGGATCGATGAGATGCCTGCTTCTCTACTGCATGAAGACTCTCCAGAATGAGACAGGCTGCTCAGCAAGGCACAATAAATCTACCTGCTGTCACTGGAGCAGAATGACGGGCCCAGCGTGACATTTCAACATGTATTATATCTCAGCCCTGTGGTATCTTCATGTGATATGCTGCCGATGAACTATTGTGAACACTCCGTGGTATTGGACACCAAGTCTGAGGCCGTTTTGATGTGAACAGTCGAGCAGAACAACAAATCCCTTCCAGGCcgtgcagaaataaaaaaagtgcaCGGATGAGTTGCTCAGTGATGGGTTTATATCAAAGGAAAATATTGCTGTAAGGTGTAGCGAGCAGCCAGTGCTGATGTTTTTGATCAGAGGATTAGAGCTGGTTACCACTTGAGATTTGCTTTGAGGAGGTAAATGTGGTTTTCTGAGATTACAGGGGTCAAAATAGCCTCTGTCTCTTTGCAGCACATTTGCACGTGTGCGTGCCTTTataagacagagacagatagaaatagagtgagagtgtgaatgtgtttgtgcatgcattaaaaagacaagagagaggTCCTTGAGGCAAACTGCACATCTTTTATCACATCTTTAATTAATTGAATCCCATAATAGAGGCTTCTGCAATTCCAATGAATAGACAGCTGAATGGAAAACAGGCAGTGATGAGGatatattcttattttttatcaaTCCTCACTTGCCATTTCACAGTCATCTGCATATACAACATTTCTGCAGCTACTGTCGGTCTTTGTTTTGAGGAGGAAAGACATTGCCTTGAAGGAAAAAGGTTAGTTGTTGTAACTGAGGTGAGTGATTGAtgcttccttttttcccctcttttacCTTCTCTTCTAAGGGTTTTGTCTCTGAAGGTCTACTGTAAAACCACTATGGTCCTCCTGTGGTTCTCCAGACTCCCCCTGATCATACTAGCCCTCATCCCTCAACCGTCTCTGGGATGCCCCTCTGGCTGTCGCTGCTACAGCCTCACAGTGGAGTGCGGATCTCTTGGGATCAAAGAAATCCCACAGGGTGTCCCTTCTTTCACCGAGGTAAGTTGGCTGATCGGCAATTACTAAGGGAACTTGCTGCTAGAGCATTGTGGCTGACCCCCCCTCCTCGCATCAGTGGTTTTTGTATCAGTAGAGTTCCTCTCTGATCCATTCTTATTACCCCGAAAGGATTGTGGTTAATCAATTCGCCGTGACCCTCTTTGATGTAAGCCTAAGGCAGGGGCTCTGCTGTTGGCTGTGTAATTATTCATTCTTGCTCAGAGAGTGACTCGCGCACGCCCTCTGATCATCTGTTGAGAAGATGTTCAACATCACACCGTCTTTGCCTCTTGGGTTCAGGCCCCCCAACATTACTGCAGCTTATGAATATTAATGGAGGCATGTCCCGTATAAATTGTTCCATTAACCTCATTCAGGAGGTCTGTCTCGATCACACTTTTACCTCTTGGCCCTTGTTTGCTTCTTTGATAACATCACCAATTAATGCACATTGCCAATCAAGCAGACAGCCATTCATTGTGGATAAACAACAGAAAGCACTTCTCATGTAGCTCCAGTCacttaaacattttctgtttgaaggTGTTTGCTGACAAGAGCTGTGCATTTCTGCATCATTTGGCAAGAGAACTGAaccacaaaacaggaaaaatactGCACAACCCACATTGTCAGTGTCATTAGTATCACAATCCCGAAACAGCTCATTCCACGTTGTTTGTATTGCTTACATTAACATATATCCAAAGCTCTGCACAGCCCTGTGAGTGCAGGTTTAAAGGTGGCCCCGTTGCTAATGTAATTTCTCCTCATggttaatacatttttctacCCACTGAGCACAGCAAAGTAATAGGAGGCGCTCACTTGCTTgtagaaaacaaacaccaatTCAAACATTACATCCCTTCCTCTGTTTCCCTAATGCAATCAATCTGTTATCACTCTACTAATTTGATTCCCCCCCGTCTCCACTGAAGACCATCTTCCTCCAGGACAACGCTATAGTGCAGATCCGTCTTAAGGACCTGACTCGTCTGGGCAGCCTCCATTACCTGTACCTCCAGAACAACAGCATCTCAGCCCTGGAGCCCGGGGCGTTTCTCAGCCAGGGGCAGCTGCTGGAACTTGCCCTAAATGGCAACCTCATCCACCTGGTCACCCCTGATATGTTTCGGGGTCTGGAGCACCTCCGGATCCTCTACCTCGCCAGCAACCAGATCACCCGAGTCCAGGACCACACTTTCAGGGGACTGCAGGTCGGTGCATGTGAGCTGAGATAAAGGAACAGATGACTGGATGGCAATAGTTAAAGCACATTTTGGTTTAAGCGTTCCAAAAAACCTTAACCCTAATCCTTTTGGTAAAGTGAAAAAAGCTTAGTTTTTGCTAGCAAACCCAAAGCCATTCCATTATTGGATGCCTTTTTATGAATTATATAGAATGACGTCTGTGACTGTAAATCCAATCCCTGAAAGCTTGTCTGACTAATCCTTACTATACAGTAATACTGTACAGACTGACTCTGGTTTAATTGAGTCATCCTCTCTTCACATTTGACATTTCTATTTCTCCTCCTTTAACTTGcacctttctttcattttctttcctctgctatatgtcttctttctgtctgcagcGTCTGCAGGAACTCCACCTGCAGGAAAACAGCATAGAGCTGCTGGCAGAGCAAGCCCTGTCTGGCTTGTCATCTCTGGCCCTGCTGGACCTCAGCAGAAATCACCTCCGCACCCTGGGAGCCTCGTCCCTCAAACCGCTTGTCAGCCTGCAAGTGCTACGTGTCACAGGTAGGCAGGGAGACAAAAGAATTCTTAGAACATGTTTTGTCTTACAGTAATATGACAAAATCCTCCAAGATTAAATGTAATGCTCCCATACTACAATTCTGAAGAAGTGACACTGCCTGTGAATGCACTGTCAGAGCTTCACTGAAATTTTACACTTGCCAGAACTAACAGTCTGATGTCAATTAAAATTAAGTGCTCTTACAcatatatcaaatataaaagGGTTTCACCCAAACGTAGACCTTTCATGAGAAATCataattttaaagaataaaccaaaaaaaaaaaaacagctagtGAAAGAGAGACCTCTCATCCAGGACAATTTTTCATGCAGTGGGTGCCAAAATGGaccataaacaaaacacacttggTTTAACCCATGTGACCCTTTTCTGACAATATATTTCTCCTCCAGAGAACCCATGGCGCTGTGATTGTGCTCTTGGCTGGCTAAGAACCTGGATCAGCAAAGATGGTCAGCGTCTGTTGAGCTCTGCTGAACAGCGTCAGCTGATGTGCTCAGAACCACCTCGTCTGTCCCACCTCAGCCTGGTGGAGGTCGCCCCGAACAGCCTGGTCTGCATTCCCCCCGTGGTTCAGCTCGAGCCCAGTCACCTGACTGTGCGACTAGGGGAGAGCCTCAGAGTCTCCTGCCAGGCCTCAGGATACCCTCAGCCTCAGGTGACCTGGAAGAAAGCCTCCCACGGCAAGGCCCAGTTATCACCACGAGGCCTGGTTCAAGAGCTGGGTCCCAACGGTGAGCTCTTCAGGCCCAGGGCTGGAGGAGTAGTAACAGCCCTGCCCAGCAGCGGAGGGATCAAGGTGGGAGGTGTTGGCGGGATCCACGGGCTTGTGCGTGGAACCGAGGAGGGCGGCGAGAGGGACAGCTTTGATCCGGACATGGGCAGCGGCATGTTGTTTCTCAGCAATGTGACGGTAGCGCATGCTGGACGCTACGAGTGCGAGGCCTGGAACCCAGGTGGTGTAGCCAGAGTTACCTTTCACCTGGCTGTCAACATGTCCTCTTCTTCATATTCATCCCATTTCTGGCCTCGTTTGAACACGCATTCCTTTGTCTCCTCTTCGTCTAACTCCTTCTATCAGCCAGAGGTTCTGGATGTGAGCCAGGAGCCGCTGTATGAGCAGGACAGCATGGATTTCAGCGCTCTGGGCCCTGCCACACAAACCGCCATTGCGGTTGGAATTTCCTTGCTGGCACTCACTGCCGTTCTCCTCCTGATTATGATCTACACTCGTCACCAGCAGTAccagaaagaggaaggaggatcCTACTGTACCAGCAAGGAAGACAGCATCCTTTATGTGAACGACTACTCTGATGGACCCACAACCTTTGCACAGCTGGAAGAGTACCGTGATGACCACGGCCACGAGATGTACGTTCTCAACCGAGCCAAGCCCGTTCTGGGGTCCACTTCATCCAGGTGTACCATGATGAGTGGCTTTGTCCAGCAGAAGGGTATGAAGGAGGCTCTCCTGGACCATGAAATGGTGCAGACACTGACCAGATCGGGGGGAAAGGGGCTTCGCAGAAACCCAGCAGACGGGGGAGAAGGACCCTTAACAACGGACCCGGAGGAGCTCTTCCTCAGTCAGAGTCTCCTCTTCGGCTCACAGGTTGCCTACGAGATCCACTGCTAAGGGGTTTTAATTGTGTTCTGGCATAAAACAATGTGATGACGGACTTAATTAAAGACATTAAAGGAAATCACCTCGGTGCGCTGATTTGAAGCATCAAATTATTATGTGGTCTTCAAAAGAGGGGAGAATGTCAGTTGGTGGTTGCTGGGGAAAACCTGGATCACAACCAGCCTCTCAAAGATCCTCATCTGAATGATTGTATGACATTAAAATGGGTCAGAGGGATGAACAGTGATAATTGGAGGGGGAATTAATAACTGAACCATACCTTTCTGTCTCCAAATCAACCCTTTGAAGGTAGTTATAAGAGGTTAAACTTATCAGAAATGGTTATTATCACAGTTAATCTACTGTAAATCTTCACAAAAGAGGCTGAAACTGTGCAGCACATAGTGGCAACTAACTATATGGATTAAATCAGTGATTCACATTTTGTACTCTACTTTTTTCCTTtaggttttgtgtgttttgtgtgtgttttgtgtaaataTAATGAAGCAAATCCTCACTGTGATATACAGTTGCTTTTTTGTGGACCGTGTTGCAGATTAGAATTAGACCTAAACCTATCCTCTTAActgaaactgcattttcattatccatAGGTGTGAGTGGGCGTGGGTGGGTGGATTTGTTTAAAGGAGTTCATTTTGAATGCAGCAGCTAGtcttttataacatttttaccATAGCATTGTATTCCCTGCTGTTAATatgccatgttttcttttctacctGTTTGTTGAAACACTGGAACAAAGAaataacattcccatcatcTGAACTTGAATCTTTGGTGGAATTAATTTCATCAACATCAGTTTTTAACAACATTCTAATGTGAATATTGCTAAATTTGTCTTTGGTTTCTAcataataaaagaataaaagattcagtgtttcatttcctACAAGGTCAAAAGGTTGCTTTAACAGAGCTGGTCTGTTCTGCTAAGTTTATAGTCAAACTGTGGTGGAAAagcttattgtttttttctgtcccctTTTTCTTCCCATCAATTTATGAGATGTGGCAGTTGAATGCgaaagatgtgtttttgtagaGAGACTCTGGCTTTCAGTCACTGTGTAGAGGTCTCTCTGTGAGAGGGCCATGGTTCATaaactcttttttcttcctttctgctGCTAAGCACTGTGGTATCAGGTTTGCCTTCAGTGCTACTTGTGGACTAAAATAGAAAAGTGCTATTGGAAAGGTGTTTTGAAACACCACATAATCTGTGCTTCATACCAGGACCAAAAACCCTATTGATTCTTATTCAAAAGCAtatcaatattattttaaattgttatttcagttttatggtTGTATCCTGACAACTGTTTTAAATGCCATTGTTATTTCATGGGAGCACAATTAGGAACACAGCTGAAGGGTATTTCCCCATCCCTAACTggtattttattaataatatagtCTGTCATGGTCACTTTATAGCATAGGCACAATGAACAGTATAGAGTATATAGAACAGTGACGCACTATACTTTAACCTGTTTCAAATATAAGATTAGTTCACATTTTGGAGAAATACTCTTATTACTCTTACTCTTATCTTCAGAGAGTGTTATCTTGTTGTCTAGAAATTAAGTTTATTGTGtacaaaattatacatatagatagatagatacatagatagatagaaagatagaaacATATTTGCTATTGCAAATTCATAttgtatacatactgtaaagtCAAGGAGACAGGATTgaagaattagatgagaaaatccaCACTAGACATCTAGCATACCTTAGCATAGATaatgaaagggaaggaaaacagCTCGCCTGACCGTTCACAAATACACCTACCAATACCTCTAAGTTTTAAGGATtgtatctaatttttttttttacctgtacacaaacagaaatgtcaaaacaataatttgtggtatttttgagagccaagctagctgtttcctcctgctaaCAGCCTTTACACTGAGCTAGGCTAATCACCTACTGGCTCCAATCCTGTACTTAatgcacatttcccaaaatgttgaacgCCTGCTTTGACTATCAATATGATAGTAGAGGTAAATCAGAATAGAGTAGAAAACAATACAATGCAATTTTATTGTCCACAAAGGTGGAAAATTGTCTTGGTCCATCTggcatttcatttaaatattaaaacatatacacacacaattcattGACATGGGATTCACTGACAGCATGAATCCCCCAAGTAATAAAAACTGAGCAAGACAGCAGCCTGTGGAATAAAGGACTTCCTATATAGTGTGTTCTTTGTAGCCAGGGGCATCCTGTAGCGCCTACCAGGATTTAGCTTGACAGAGTGATCAGAGAGGTGTTTTTGACAGACATTTCTATGAAAAACTCTGCAGTGAATTTCAGATGACATTGTATATATGGATTCAACAACAGCAGCCTCACCAGCGACAGCTGAGCTAATATCAGGGACAAAAGTAGAATATTTCccaaatggtggaaaaaaaaaaaaaaaaaccagacctGACCAAAGCCCATCACAACACTTCCTTATCAACGCTGAAGATGTATTATGCAGCCTATCTCAcacaatgaaatgtgaaatactCTTATTCCAGTTTTCCTGTGAAGCAAATGGATTTCCTTTGCGCCTACTGTGATACAATTCTTGGGCTGTGTCATTACATGTCTAATACAGTCCTGCTTACAATGGTTGTCATGGGCACATTGGATTGGAACAGCGGCCTAATGTTGCTGCCACTGGCTGAGTCTTAGCCTACTTTCACTCCCAGCAGGTAGGCAGAAGGACAAAAACACGTACAGAAACAGGACAATTATCCTGCAGTCAAATTCAAATATGGTAACGCCCAAAATGTACCGTTTTTCTTGAGACTAAAAACTTGACTGGCTTTTATTATCGCCAAATTCACGTTGAGCGTACAAAACTGTTGTTTACTGTTTAGACAGTGTGCCCCTCCTCTAATCActacaaattattttcaaagatCCCCCAACAGTGTACCTGCAGGGGTGAGCTGCTGATTATAGACCTTCATAATTGATTGAACAGCCagaaaattatgcaaaaatTATACTAATGATAGCAGTTATGTGGAAATCAAGGTTTTAatgtactgctgctgctaagaGGACCCCACTAATAAGCTCACAACATTTTACCTTTTCCAAAATACACTAGCACTTTGTAATGCCACAAAGGTCTTTGTATATGTTCTATGTAAGTTGATTATTCAGCCATTTTTGATGCAGAAAGAGGTATCTGGCTACAGATTTCATATTTAAGATTCTTGAAAGCACATTTTAGAGCCGTTTTAAtctaaataattttttgtgtttgcaggtgaGATTACAGTTTTGGTTTGGGGCATTAATATCATTCAAGGACAGTTGTCAACATTAAAATTTgtattcttttcattaaaaaagaaggaagtgATGGTTGCAGCAGAGAAGAGCGAGAGCTCATGTTTATACTGATGGTGTTCTTAATTTACATGTCTCCCTTCTTTCAAGTAGCTGTTATCTGATTCAACACAAGGGAATGAATTTTTGTATGAGGTCAAATATGAAATATCCGGGAATGAATTATCAATACATTTCTACCTTTCCTTTACAGTGGCTTTTCGCAGAAGACAGGTTTGTACAAAATTCTTTCTGATGTTCAGTGTCACTAACTTTGTGCCCTCCTGGAGCTTTGATGCTATGCTGAATGGTGTTGGAATTGTGTTAGTCACTTTGAGGTTTGTAAAATCTATTcatatttcacagttttattaATATAGAATATACATCAGAGCAGGCATTTAACAGATGGAATGCCTGTGTGCACCTGCAGAGAAAGGTTCAGCAAAAGTAGAATCAGAGTAGAAACACCAATCAAGCCCTTTGTGTGATGATTCAAGTCTGATGGTAATAATACAGTTAGATTCATCAGTATTTGGACAGAGACACAATTTTGTAAATTTGGCTCTGTACACGAacacgatggatttgaaaccaagccatcaagatgtgattgaagtgtaaactttcagctttaatgcaaggggtttaacaaaaacattgcctTGAGAAGCTTCTGGGTTGCataaacagtatgttttgggtcattatccatctgtactgtgaagcaccgtcctctcagttttgcagcatttggctggaTCTGAGCTGATAGTACAGCCCTTTACACTTCAGAAATCATTCTGCTCCTTCTatggaaagaattctgcaatcatccactttagttgtcttccatggtcatccagtttttttggtgttgctaCGCTagccagtgcattccttctttttaagaatgtgccaaattgttgatttggccactgctAAAGTTTCTgttatctgtctgataggtttttttttttgtttgaaacttATAACCAGTcaaatgtccaattacttttgaaaatgcaggagtatgtataaaaatgggtTTAATTCCTAAACTGTTAATTTGATAGTTTTGGTAATACCCCCCcttgaagctgaaagtctacatcTAAATGATACTCCAGCAAAGGCATGCGTCCTTTATCCCTCAGCGTCACGGAGGCTGACTCCTTCCCATCATCCCTCTGCAGGTGAACGTCATATAGTGAAATGTCAACAGCTGTACGAGATTGAAGACCTTGGCAGCGTATCTGGTAACTGCGAAGTAACGCGCCACTGAACACTGAACATTGATGGTGCTTTCCTCTGCTCCACCCAATGTAATGCTGACCACCGACATAAACGGGTCATGGACACGAACATAATCCATATGCTAAGAGCAGTTAACAGGAGTGCCAGTTGCTTTGTCATTATACGGTGGGTACATGTAGTCATGTACGAGTATTGGaaggtagagaaaaaaatattcctttttttgagACGGATAACAACCTTTTTGATGCATAGACATTTTTGAGTTGTTTGGGGGTGGTCCacctaaattaaaacaaatgctaatttaaagttgcactaatTAATAATTTGATCATAAGAATGGATGAAATGACTGTGGGTAATGTGAAAAGTGGTCACACATAGTGTGAAAACCCATAGAGAATTACCATCTAACTATGCCGTTCATCTCAGCTCTGCAGATTGTTTTCTACTACTAGGTTCCCTAATCACGATTTCAgtgatataaatgcataaagtatttaaacaccataaacaaaaacaacgtgCTACAACTCACTGTTCTATGATGATACAATGATGCAATGAGAAAGTGAAACAGGAGCACTACAGAAGGTGCACTGTCCTAGAAAACACTGGGCCCCCAACGAGCTGTGGCTGTACTCATGTTAAGCCATGTTATTTTTAGGGTTATCATTAGCCTTTAAATGACCAAACTCACCTTAATTTCCCCTTATGCACTCAGATGAGGTCAAAACGGAGTTGTTGCAGCAATACATTGCACAGTGCCAATGGTACTATGGAATCTTGAAATAGATATTGATCCTAGTGTGTggttcttcttttcttcaacaTCTTCCCTCTAGCAAGGGTTGTAGATGTTGTTTATGTAGGCATATAATACAGCCTCGGGTAATTATCCCACAAGActccacttttattttctttgattttatgACAATTGCATTTTATGGTAAAACtacaagtacatttttaaagtaaatgataaataacaaaatttaaaagtatGTATTGAAGTTTTTTCAGGTAagtttgcaaaataaaaaaaagtcattttgtatgtttttgttcagagtaattatatatttaaaatacaatctAATTATTTATTCCACTATGCAGAATATTTGAGGAGTTTGGTAGCACTTTGTAGATGCAGCAGGAGTCTTCACAGAGTGAATCTTCTTTCTGGAGCAGAAaggtttttaaatgcaaataaccAGTATCAAGgattcatatatatttaatagAATTCTGAAATCCAGTATTATCAGTGAGCACACTAATAGGACTTGCATCAAAATGTCAGAGTCAGACTCTAAGGCTGAGAGAAATAACAATAATCTTTAGTATTTCTGAAGTTCAATAAAAAGCTTTACAGGTAATCAATTTATCACACTCTAGGGTACTTTCGAAGATACACAGTTTTACAACTGGTGTT encodes:
- the lrrc24 gene encoding leucine-rich repeat-containing protein 24, whose amino-acid sequence is MVLLWFSRLPLIILALIPQPSLGCPSGCRCYSLTVECGSLGIKEIPQGVPSFTETIFLQDNAIVQIRLKDLTRLGSLHYLYLQNNSISALEPGAFLSQGQLLELALNGNLIHLVTPDMFRGLEHLRILYLASNQITRVQDHTFRGLQRLQELHLQENSIELLAEQALSGLSSLALLDLSRNHLRTLGASSLKPLVSLQVLRVTENPWRCDCALGWLRTWISKDGQRLLSSAEQRQLMCSEPPRLSHLSLVEVAPNSLVCIPPVVQLEPSHLTVRLGESLRVSCQASGYPQPQVTWKKASHGKAQLSPRGLVQELGPNGELFRPRAGGVVTALPSSGGIKVGGVGGIHGLVRGTEEGGERDSFDPDMGSGMLFLSNVTVAHAGRYECEAWNPGGVARVTFHLAVNMSSSSYSSHFWPRLNTHSFVSSSSNSFYQPEVLDVSQEPLYEQDSMDFSALGPATQTAIAVGISLLALTAVLLLIMIYTRHQQYQKEEGGSYCTSKEDSILYVNDYSDGPTTFAQLEEYRDDHGHEMYVLNRAKPVLGSTSSRCTMMSGFVQQKGMKEALLDHEMVQTLTRSGGKGLRRNPADGGEGPLTTDPEELFLSQSLLFGSQVAYEIHC